The following coding sequences lie in one Populus trichocarpa isolate Nisqually-1 chromosome 14, P.trichocarpa_v4.1, whole genome shotgun sequence genomic window:
- the LOC7488873 gene encoding LOB domain-containing protein 39, which translates to MSCNGCRVLRKGCSETCVLRSCLHWIPTPEAQGNATLFLAKFFGRSDLISLISAVPESQRPVLFQSLLFEACGRTVNPVNGAVGLLWSGNWHVCQAAVESVLAGETLRPLPGILTGVLAPNCDESSDSFSAAAYAVHSMTWNQSKPFDKENNNQVVSDHHVNLCLARGRGGRDKRGRDAVSFYTGGESETTSFESSGADKNKLLNLFV; encoded by the exons ATGAGCTGCAATGGTTGCCGAGTGCTGCGAAAGGGGTGCAGCGAGACATGCGTATTGAGGTCGTGTCTGCATTGGATCCCCACCCCTGAAGCCCAAGGTAACGCTACCCTGTTTCTAGCTAAGTTTTTTGGCCGCAGTGATCTCATCTCTCTCATCTCCGCCGTTCCCGAGTCCCAACGCCCTG tttTGTTTCAATCGCTGTTATTTGAGGCGTGCGGGAGAACAGTGAATCCGGTGAACGGAGCGGTGGGGCTGTTGTGGAGCGGTAACTGGCACGTGTGTCAGGCGGCTGTGGAGTCAGTGCTTGCCGGTGAAACCTTACGGCCGTTACCTGGAATTCTCACCGGAGTCTTAGCGCCGAATTGTGATGAATCATCTGACAGTTTCTCTGCGGCTGCGTACGCCGTGCATAGCATGACGTGGAATCAATCAAAACCGTTTGATAAGGAGAATAATAATCAAGTGGTGTCTGATCATCATGTGAATCTGTGTCTCGCTAGAGGAAGAGGTGGAAGAGATAAGAGAGGAAGAGATGCGGTGTCGTTTTATACAGGAGGAGAATCGGAGACCACAAGCTTTGAAAGCAGTGGTGCTGATAAGAATAAACTTTTGAACCTGTTtgtttga